The following nucleotide sequence is from archaeon BMS3Bbin15.
GTGGGTAGTTCACCATAGCATTATTTAAGCAGTTCAAATTGCACTTCTCCTTCTTCCAAATCCAAAACTGCAAATGTGGCTTCACCTGTCAGGTAACCACACAATTCCCCGGGGTTTACGACAAGAGTATTGCCTACTTTCTTTATATATTTTTCATGGGTATGCCCGGTAGCCACGAGGAAGTAGCGCTGGCTCTCTACAATTAAATCAAGAATCCTTCTGTCTGTGCCATGATAGAGTGCAATATTCTTTCCTGAAAACTCTATTTCAAGAAAGTCATCAATTTCAGAGTTCAGTTCTCCTACCACCTTCCTCAGAAGCTGCCTTTCGCCATCATTATTACCGAAGACAAATCTGACAGGTGCTTTCAGCTCTCCAAGCAATCTGGCAGAAAAAGGCGCAACTATATCCCCTGCATGAAGAACGAGTTCTATTTCGACTTTATTCAACTTTTCCACTGCTTTTTTCAGAAGTTTCATGTTATCATGGGAATCTGAAAGTATTCCTATTTTTTTCATGTTGATATATATGTTGAATTATTGATAAATTTTTTTGTGAAATAGGTGTAGGATATGGATTTACAGCTTATCTTTTTATCCTTTGTGGCCGGTATAGTTAGCATTACTTCGCCCTGTGTTTTTCCTCTGATACCTGTTGTTATGGCAGGGAGTACAGGTTCAAAGCTAAGACCTGTTTTTATTGTTCTTGGAATAGCCATTAGCTTTACTCTGATGGGAGTTATAACCTCTCAGGTTGGGAGTATGGCTGGAGCTGAAATAAGCAGGAGTTTCAGGCTTGTGGGCATAGCTCTTATTATTATAATGGGATTTTTCCTTGTCTCGGATAAACTCAATAATTATTTTATTATGTACTCTTCTGTTCTTATGAATAAGTTAAATCTGGCTACCTCATCTGGAATGGGAGAAGGATGGGGTGGTGCCCTCATTCTCGGTGTATCTCTCGGGGTTGTATGGATACCATGCGTTGGTCCTGTTCTTGGCACTGTGCTCACAGCAGTTGCCATGAAAGGAGAGGTTCTCGTTGGCGGGCTGTCTCTTTTCCTTTATTCTATCGGTATTGGAATACCTATGCTGGCAGTGGCTTATCTCGGTAAGTATGCAACCTCAAGGATGGAGGGCATCAGCAAATATAACAAGAGTATAAAGAAGGTGGCTGGAATAATAATTATAATTGCGGGTATTGCCTTCTACTTTGGAATTGACAGGCAGATACAGGCCATCCTTGCTCCTTATTTCCCGGAACTTGGGCTCGGGCTATGAGGTAGAAAATGAGTTTAAGTGAGGATATACTGAAGGAGCTTGAGAGTCTCGCCAGAGAGAAAAAGGTAAGGTATTACAGAGATTATATCTCTGCTTCACTCTTCTCTAAAGCAGAAAATTATAAGGCTATCGAGCAGCGTATTGAAGAGAAGCTTGGGAAGCTCTCTGGTGAAGGTGAGGTTATAGCTATTGAAGTTGGTTCTGGAAAAGTGATTGATACTGGTAAAGAGAGCTTTTTAATTTTAAGGGGAAGAGTTTTTGAATATTATCAGTATAAAGAGATGGTTTCTCTATTTCTGAGATTATACCATATAAAAGATAGAGTAACAGAAAAAGAGTGGATTGCATTATATATCGACGAAAACCCCTCAACACCCTGGTGGAGCGAGGAGAGGTAAAGCAAAATTTTATATTCTTTCAAATCAAGCACAGGAGCATGCAGGAGTTTATTGAAAAGGATAGGAAGTATATAGCCCAGACATATTCAAGACTTCCAGTAGTTTTTAAGGAGGGTAAAGGTGTTATTCTCAGGGATATAGAAGATAAAGAGTATATAGACTGTATAGCTGGAATAGCTGTATTGAATCTGGGACATTCTCATCCGAGAATTGTTGAAGCCATAGCGGACCAGGCTTCCAGACTGATGCACACTTCAAATTTATATTATATTGAAAATCAGATTTCTCTTGCTGAGAGACTCTATAAGCTCTCTGGAGGCTACAGGAGCTTTTTCTGTAATTCAGGTGCTGAGGCAGTGGAATCTGCTTTAAAGCTGACAAGGAAATACAGTGGCAGAAAGGAGATAATAGCCATGAAAAACTCCTTTCACGGAAGAACTTTAGGAGCGCTTTCGGCAACAGGACAGGAGAAGTATAAAAGAGATTTTGAGCCTCTCCTGCAGTGGTTCAAACACATAGAGTATGGCAGTCTTACAGCCTTGGAAAAAGCTGTTTCAGGTGATACAGGTGCTGTCATTCTTGAACCGATTCAGGGTGAGGGTGGAATAATTGTGCCTCCCCGTGACTACCTCAGAGGAGTCAGGGAAATCTGCGAGGATAAAGATGTTCTTCTGATTTTTGATGAGGTTCAGACGGGTATGGGCAGAGTGGGAGAGCTCTTCGCCTGGCAGCACTTTGAAGTTGAACCTGATATATTCACTTTGGCAAAAGCTCTCGGTTCAGGCTTACCAATAGGTGCCATGCTTGCAAAAGCTGAGGTTATGGAAGCCTTTAAGCCCGGGGACCATGCTTCCACATTCGGAGGAAATCCTTTTGCAACAAGAGTTGCGGGAGAAACTGTGGATGTACTCCATGATGAGAAACTTATAGGGGCGAGCAAAAGGCTGGGAAAATATTTCATGAAAAGGCTTGAAGAACTAAAGGAGAAGCACAGGCTGGTTAAAGAAGTTCGTGGCAGAGGTATGATGATTGGTCTGGAGCTTAATAGAAGTTGCCTGGGTATTGTAAATCAGGGGATGAAACTTGGGCTGCTTCTCAACTGTATTCATGACACAACACTGAGGTTCACTCCACCTCTTGTGATCACAGAGGTTCAGATAGATGAGGTTATAGATAGGCTCGATACTATTCTGGGAGAAATTGAGCGTAAACTACCCCCAGCTAACGCCAGGGGCTTTCCATCAGAGGTTGAGTAAAATGCACCGCACCACTGAGAACCCCATCATCTGGACAGAAGAGCTGGTTTACAGCAACTCCAGCTCTGGTAAACTGGGAGAGCAGAAAAGGTCTGGTGAGACCTTGAAGCTCCCGCACCAGAGCAGATTTGATAGCAACAGCCAGCGAGGCTTTCCTGTCACTATTCACAATCATACCACACCTGTTGCATTTATAGATAGCATAGTTATTGGAAGAGTGTCCTTTATTAAGTGCACCGCACCTGGGACACCACTTCGAAGTGTGATAAGCATCAACTGGTTGAAAAGGAATTTCATATTTAGAAGAATTACTTTTAATAAACTCTCTGAATTGAGCATAAGGAATATGGTTAATCTTTCTATTAGCCCTTCTGTTAGCCCTTCTGTTAAGCCTGTGTTTTCTACCACGAATACTGAGTTTTTCAACAGCTACAGAAGCATTGTATTTGAGAGCAAGGTTTACAATTTCTTTAGCAATTTGAGCACTTCTGGTCTTAACAAAGTTTGCCTGTTTATGTTTAAGTTTTTTAAGGTATCTCTTAGCCTTTTCAGAACCTTTATCAGCATGGCTTCTAAGCTTTGCAAGTCTATCTTCATACTTTCTCTGCCTGCTTGCAACATCCCTGCCAAAATAAAGCTGTTTAATCACTCTGGCTTTTCTGGGAGCATAAACTGTTACAGCAGCGAGAGTAGAAGAGCCAATATCAATACCTATAACATTCCTTTTATTATCACTAACTTCTGGATATTCCTTTTCAATATTAACTGCAATCTTTCCATTAAGAAGGGAGATAGTTTTAATGTTCCAGCCAGCTTTAAGAAATTCTTCAAATCGTTTATAGCTCCCATCAATTCTGACAGGAATAACAAAATGTTTACGTGGAGAATAGGTGAGTTTAAAAGAAGGTGTTCCTCTATCGGTTTTAAAGAACTTAAACCATCTTTTGTTGAGTCTGACAGAACATCTGGTGAATCTCTCTTTGATAGTTTTTCTTTTTGCCCAAACATCTTTTCGGGCTTCCTCAACAATGTCAGAGGGAAGAAAGGAGGTTTTACGTATGTCTGAATATGTTAAATGGTGTAGTTCTGTAGAAGATTTGGCATTGGGTAACTGTTTTAAGGTGAGATTGAGAACTCTGAGATATTCAGCTAAGAGGGTATCAAGGATATTTTGCTTCTTTGATGTTAAGGGAAGGAAATTAAGTAATATAGCTTTTTTCAAGGACTCACCAATATTTAATCTGTATTTGAAGTATTTAAACCTTGCTACAATTCCTTCACCTCCCTTACGGAAGGGGTTTCCCTGGAGGTGATTAGATGAAGCTTGAAAAGTTTGTAAAGAAGAGTATATATGACGTTCCCCTCTATGTACCAGGGAAGAGTATTGAGGAGATTGCCCAGGTCTATGGCATAGAGGTTGAGAATATAATCAGACTCGCCTCAAATGAAAATCCTCTGGGCCCTTCTCCGGCTGCTCTGGAGGCTGCAGAGGAGGCTTTGAAGGTATCTCATCTCTACCCTGACCCTGAGGCTAAGGATTTATGCTCTGCTCTTAAGGAGTATATGAATATAAATTCTGAGATTGTTGTGGGTAACGGCAGTGATGATGTCCTTGAGCAGATTGTTAAGATATTTGTTGAAAATGGAAATTCTGCTTTAATTGCTGCACCGACCTTCTCCTACTATAGCATTCTTGTGAAGATGTACGGCGGCATTCCAAATAATATACCCTTCAGGGAGGGTAAGGATAGCTTTTCATTTGATGTGAATAGTATTTTAAATTCTGTAGAGTCAAAAACAAAAATGATTTTCATATGTTCTCCAAACAACCCCACAGGAAACTCAATTTCTAAAAGTGAGCTGGAAGAGATTCTTGAAACTGGAAAAGTTGTTGTGCTTGATGAAGCTTATAAGGAGTTTGGTGAAAGTTCTATGGCTGAACTTACCGAAACTTACTCCAACCTTGTAGTAACAGGAACATTTTCGAAGGCCTTTGGTCTCGCAGGGTTAAGAGCAGGTTACTGTGCATGTAGCACTGCTATAAAGGAATTGATACTTAAGGTAAAGCAGCCATTCAATGTTTCTTTTGTAGCTCAGAATGCTGCCCTTGCAGCTTTGAATGATGTGGAGCATCTTGAGAAAAGTGTAAAGCTTGCGAGGAATGGCAGGGAATATATTATAAAAGTGACAAGAGGCTTGGGCCTGAAAGCATATGATTCTCATGGCAACTTTGTGCTGATTAAAGCGGAAGGAAAGCCTGAAATTGTGGAGAACCTGTTCAGGAAAGGAATTATAGTCAGGGGCTGTGGCTCTTTTCCGGGATTAAGTGAGGAATACTTCAGAGTCAGTGTTGGCCTTGAAGATGAAAATAAAAGGTTTGTGGCTCGTCTGAGAGAAATAGTTTAGTGGGCGAGGAGAGATTCGAACTCTCGACCTGCGGTGTGTGAGACCGCCGTCATAACCAACTAGACCACCCGCCCGAAACAGAATTTGAACCAAGAATAGCAACATATTGAATTATTGAATGAGCTTCCTTTTAACCAGAAGAAAATGTGGAGAGTGAAAGAATTATATCTATAGGTTGAGAAGGGCTATCCTTTCAATAATTATATTCTTTATAGCTTCTCTCCTCTCATCAAAACTTCCTGCACCTGCTGCTTCAAGTTCTCTCTCAGTTATATTGAAAAGTTTTTTGATATAATCAAGCTTCTCAGGAGTTATCTCCAGCACTTTTTTACATTCTCTGCATTTATATTGCCTGATAAATTCCTCCGGGAACATCTCAGCAATCACAACGACATCTCTGGCATTATCAACACCGAGCCTGTCAATAGCAACACTTATCTGGTGCTGGGCAGAGGCTCTTATAAGAACCTCAATCTGTTTATTATTAGATATATTGCAGCTATTACTGAAAGCTCTCTGTGCCTGGGCAATTGCAAAGGCAATATGCTCTTCGCCTGCAACGGCTCTGGCATCAGAAATCTGGATTTCTGGCAGGTTCTCGAGAGCTTCGTGGTCCACAGCTTCTTCACACTTCAAAGCAAAAAACTTCATAATATTCAGGTGTAGAGCATTTCGTTAACTTTTTGATTGTTTTCAAGCTGCTTGAGAGCATAATCCAGATGCTTCTTTGTTACAGTTTTACTTTCGTCCAGTATAGCTCTATGTAGAGAAACTTTTAGAAGTTTATCCTTCAAATCCCTACCTGAGAAGCCCTTTGTCTTTTGTGAGTACTTTTTGAGATTGGCTTTGAGTTTCAGGGGGAGTCTTGCAGAATAGAACTTAAGGATTTCAAGGCGTTCTTTTTCTCCTGGAAGTTCAAAGGAAAGTTCTTCTTCAAACCTTGACCTGAGAGCTCTGTCAAGCATGACAGGATTATTTGTGGCAGCTATAGTCACAATACCAGCATTGTCGTTTATACCCTCCAGTTCAGTCAGGAGAGCATTTACGATTTCACTCACATCACCTCTCACACTCTGATAACTTCTGTCTAGGCCCACTGCATCAAGCTCATCAATAAAGATTATAGCAGGAGAAGAGTTTACTGCGGCACTGTATAGCTCGTGAATCCTCTTGCTTCCATCACCAACATACTCACCTATGAGCTCAGTTGCTCTTATCATAAATAGATTCGCGGATGTTTCAGAGGCTAGAGCCTTGGCAGTCATAGTTTTGCCAGTTCCGGGAGGGCCATAGAAAAGTACATTTCTGGGGGCCCAGTACCCGAATTTTTCAGGTTCCTGAAGATATTGCATTATAATTTTGCATTTATCCTTTATCTTTACATGGCCTATAACATCACTGAATTTCACACCATAATCTACTTTTCTCTCTCCATTGTTCTTTTCAAGGGAAATCCGTGTGTTTTCTGTTATCATCACATCCCCGGCAGGCAGAACCTTTATAACCTGAAATGCAAAGTCAGGAATTAACCTCTGGTCGAAGAGAAAGTCACCATTCTTTATAGTCGCTCCCATCCATTGCTCTTTGGCATAAATTTCAAAAAGCTTCTCATCACTGACATTAACAGGATAATTTCTTGAAAAGTCCTTCAGTGGGTAGCCAGCTGGCTTCAATTTCAAAAATCTGGCAGGTCTGGCCTCTGTATAACTTCCCACTTTCTGTTCTGCTTCTCTTGTTTTGGCGATTAACCATTCATCTAGGAAAGTTTGAATATGACTACCTCCATTAACATACATGATTTTAAGGTTAATGTCGGCAACAAAAATTGATAGGCTATGAGTGTGACTAAAAAGCCAGAAAAAGCCAAGCTTTTTGTAGTTTTTATGTTAAACTGGAGCAATGCCCAGATAATCAGATAACTCTGGCAAAACAGTGGTAGAATTTATTTTAAAAAGGAAATACAGGATTTTAATTTTACCCGTTATTATAACCGAGAAATGTAGAGGAATCTCAAGAAATACTCTATATGTTTCACCAATATATTCATAATTTGGGATTTTTCTGATATAAAGCATTTAACATGTAATCTATGAAGGAATGCATTTCATACGGTAGTAGAATATACAGCCTTACCCAGAGAGAGATAATTTGTGGATGTTTTCCATGTTTCTACCAGCATATTACACTGTATAAAGTTTACAGGGTTTCGGTTGATAAGTGGGCAGGAAGAGTTCTTCTAAATAAGCTCAGAGGAATAGCTTTATATGAAAAAGTTATAAATTTATATTAAATGTATGTTCAAAAAAAATATAGTTTTTACGAAAAATTTAATTGGGCTGGGTATAGCTACAATTGGAATAATAATTAATCTGAATTATTTCGGTTATGAGTTTCTTACGATGGGAGAATCCAGATTTGTACATCATTTTTTTAAGGAGTTACTTGAACATATGACGATACTTTCTCTTATTATAATTTTTCCAGTACTTGGCTATTTTGTGAATCACAACATCTCGGAAAGGGATAAATTTCAGAAGAAACTGAAAGAACAGACTGATTTTATTTCAAGTGTTCTTAATACTGTCAGTCTCTCAATATTTACCATAGACCCAGACTATAAAATAAATACCTACAATGAGGCAAGCCATTGGCTATTTGGATATAACCTGGAGGAAGTGGTCGGAAAATCCGTAAAATTCCTTTTTAACAATTCAAATGATTTTATAACCGTCATGGAGGGGGTTAATAAAAATGGAAACTATAACAACGAAGTTTTTTTAAACTCAGAAAAAGGGGTAATACCATGTTTTTTAAGTGTAAGAACTCTTCTTAATGATACCGGCGATGTACGTGCATATATCTTTGTAGCTAAAGATATATCTGCTGAGAAGGAGAAGGAAGAACTAAAAAACAGGATATTTCTAGCAGAAAAGCTTGCTTCAATAGGAAAACTCGCTGCTGGTATTGCTCATGAGATAAATAATCCTCTTACAAGTGCGTCTCTGATTACTGAAAGTCTAATTGAAAAGTACAGCAACATACCGGAGCTGAATTCCAGACTTCTGAGGATTAAAAACAGGGTGGATGTTGCAAGTAGAATTGCCAGGGAAATGCTGGATATATCAAGGGGAACAAAACCTGAACTGAGGAATATGAATCTCAGGGAGATTTTGAATGATGCTATGGAAACTCTTGAAATACCAGATAATGTGGAGATTAAAATCAATATGGATGAGGTAAGGACTTTTGGTGATTATAAACAGTTACGCAGAATTTTTATTAATTTAATTTTAAATGCTATGCAGGCTATGCCAGGTGGTGGAAAAATTGAGATTTATGCAGTAGAACTTGAAGATAGGGTGATTATAAGAATTTCTGATACAGGTTATGGTATAAACCGTGAAATAATTGATAAAATTTTCAATCCTTTTTTTTCTACAAGAGATGTGGGTGAAGGCACTGGTTTGGGCTTATTTATTGTCCATGAATTGATTGACAGCTTTAATGGGGTGATTGATGTCGAAAGTGACGAAAACAAAGGAACAACCTTTATTATAACTCTTCCAAAAAATTAGAATTACTGGATGTTAAGACAAATTTATATAATATTATGTATAAATAAATTTATGGCAGAAATTCTGATAGTGGATGATGACAGGGAGATTTGCAGTATACTTAAAGAAATTCTTGAGGAGGAGGGCTACCATGTAGATTATGTTACCTCTGGTGATGAAGCTCTGATTGAAATAGATAAGGGTAATTATGATATTGTTATAACGGACCTCATTATGCCAAAGATATCTGGTATGGATTTTCTAAGCTATGTGAAGAGATATAAACCAGGTATTGAAATTATTATGATTACTGCCTTTGGTTCTATTGAGAATGCTGTTGAAGCTATGAAAAGGGGTGCATCAGATTATATTGAAAAACCCTTTAAGCTTAAGGACATAAAGACTTCTATAAAAAGAGTTTTAGAAGAGGCTAAATTTAAAAAAGTCCATGAGGTTCTTTTTGTTGAGGGAGAAGAAAAGGATACTGAGAAAATACTGAAGGTTATTGCCAATCCCATACGGTGCAGGGCTCTTTATACAATTTATAAGAAGGGAGTGATGTGCTTTACATCCATAAAGAATGAGCTACAGCTTGAAGACCCTACAAGACTCAGTTTTCATCTCAGGCAACTCAGGGAAAGTAATTTAGTATCTCAGGATAGCAGCAGGGAATATTTTGTCACTCCTAAAGGAAAGAGGGTAATCAAACTGCTAAAGAGTTTTGATGCCATTTAGAATTTCAAATTTATTTCTCTGGGTACTTTATATTGTATATTTATACAATAGTTTGGGAGGTAAAATATATGGATATTGTTGAAATGTTGAATAGTGACCTGAGTGGTGAAATTGAGGCAATTCTGGTTTATATGAGGAATTCCACTGTTGCTCTTGGAAATGTGTGTGAAACTGGTCATGAACTTGAAGAAATTGCTCTGGATGAGATGCGACATGCTGACTGGCTCTCTGGCCTTATTGTTAACCTCGGAGGGAAGCCTGCAATGGTGCACAGAGAACTTGATTTTGGAGGTAGGACTGCCAGTGACTTTTTAAAGCGAGGAATAGAACTTGAGAAGGGCGGCATTGAGATGTATAAAGAGCATATCTCTGCTATTGATAATATTAAAGTTAAGGAGAAGCTCCAGCATATTCTTAAGGAAGAGGAATGGCATTTAAAAGAGTTTGAAGAGCTTCTCGAGGAGCAGGATTAAGCTTTTTCGGATTTTTTTATTTTTCAGTTTTTAAAACAAATTTTAGAACAAAAAGGATTTATAATATGCTAAATGATATCTATTTATGGGGGCTATAAACGATATCAGAGTATATGAGATTCTTAAGAAATTGAGTGAGCAGAATGTGAAGCCACATATTATCTTTATGGTTTTAAGGCTTCATGAAGATGAGAAGTTGCACAGGGGAATAGAGCTGGTTTCAAATGGTTTTGATGCTACAGATGTTTATAACACTATAGAACTTCTTGTTGTCAAAGGTGACCTGACACGATATGGAAAGAGGACAAAAATAACAGATAAGGGCAGGAGCATTCTGAAGTTGATAGGTGAAATAATTGCTATTGCAGAGAGGATTGTGATTGAATAGCTAATCCTTTAATTTATAATTGAAGGTGTATCGCAGCTCTTATTTGTTGAAGTTTTATCTATCGCACCTTGCGAGGAGCATGGATTACAGGATGTTGCTTTTCAATGGGCGGGATAGTTGATTGTCGTATTTTTGGAAATGCTTGCAAATATAAGCACTGAAAATCCTACGCTTTATGGTGGGATAGTGGTGTTGATAATACTGGTGGAGGGTATACTTCTTGCGATGCTCATGGAGCTGGTGTTCAAAATTCTGGGCATATTGTAAAGCATGCCTGCGTTTCTGTGTTCGTGGTGCACCATAAAGCTTAGCTGACTTATTGATGCTCTGTTCATAGAGCTATGACTTCATAAACCCCTTAAATCTGAACGAAATGTCTGGTAATAATCTGAGACCTCATATAACTATATCTTTAAATACCTCGGGTTCAAAATAATTCCTGGTGGTATA
It contains:
- a CDS encoding phosphodiesterase translates to MKKIGILSDSHDNMKLLKKAVEKLNKVEIELVLHAGDIVAPFSARLLGELKAPVRFVFGNNDGERQLLRKVVGELNSEIDDFLEIEFSGKNIALYHGTDRRILDLIVESQRYFLVATGHTHEKYIKKVGNTLVVNPGELCGYLTGEATFAVLDLEEGEVQFELLK
- the dsbD gene encoding thiol:disulfide interchange protein DsbD precursor, with translation MDLQLIFLSFVAGIVSITSPCVFPLIPVVMAGSTGSKLRPVFIVLGIAISFTLMGVITSQVGSMAGAEISRSFRLVGIALIIIMGFFLVSDKLNNYFIMYSSVLMNKLNLATSSGMGEGWGGALILGVSLGVVWIPCVGPVLGTVLTAVAMKGEVLVGGLSLFLYSIGIGIPMLAVAYLGKYATSRMEGISKYNKSIKKVAGIIIIIAGIAFYFGIDRQIQAILAPYFPELGLGL
- the argD gene encoding acetylornithine aminotransferase, which codes for MQEFIEKDRKYIAQTYSRLPVVFKEGKGVILRDIEDKEYIDCIAGIAVLNLGHSHPRIVEAIADQASRLMHTSNLYYIENQISLAERLYKLSGGYRSFFCNSGAEAVESALKLTRKYSGRKEIIAMKNSFHGRTLGALSATGQEKYKRDFEPLLQWFKHIEYGSLTALEKAVSGDTGAVILEPIQGEGGIIVPPRDYLRGVREICEDKDVLLIFDEVQTGMGRVGELFAWQHFEVEPDIFTLAKALGSGLPIGAMLAKAEVMEAFKPGDHASTFGGNPFATRVAGETVDVLHDEKLIGASKRLGKYFMKRLEELKEKHRLVKEVRGRGMMIGLELNRSCLGIVNQGMKLGLLLNCIHDTTLRFTPPLVITEVQIDEVIDRLDTILGEIERKLPPANARGFPSEVE
- a CDS encoding putative transposase DNA-binding domain protein — translated: MKKAILLNFLPLTSKKQNILDTLLAEYLRVLNLTLKQLPNAKSSTELHHLTYSDIRKTSFLPSDIVEEARKDVWAKRKTIKERFTRCSVRLNKRWFKFFKTDRGTPSFKLTYSPRKHFVIPVRIDGSYKRFEEFLKAGWNIKTISLLNGKIAVNIEKEYPEVSDNKRNVIGIDIGSSTLAAVTVYAPRKARVIKQLYFGRDVASRQRKYEDRLAKLRSHADKGSEKAKRYLKKLKHKQANFVKTRSAQIAKEIVNLALKYNASVAVEKLSIRGRKHRLNRRANRRANRKINHIPYAQFREFIKSNSSKYEIPFQPVDAYHTSKWCPRCGALNKGHSSNNYAIYKCNRCGMIVNSDRKASLAVAIKSALVRELQGLTRPFLLSQFTRAGVAVNQLFCPDDGVLSGAVHFTQPLMESPWR
- a CDS encoding kinase binding protein CGI-121, with product MKFFALKCEEAVDHEALENLPEIQISDARAVAGEEHIAFAIAQAQRAFSNSCNISNNKQIEVLIRASAQHQISVAIDRLGVDNARDVVVIAEMFPEEFIRQYKCRECKKVLEITPEKLDYIKKLFNITERELEAAGAGSFDERREAIKNIIIERIALLNL
- the ftsH1 gene encoding ATP-dependent zinc metalloprotease FtsH 1; translated protein: MYVNGGSHIQTFLDEWLIAKTREAEQKVGSYTEARPARFLKLKPAGYPLKDFSRNYPVNVSDEKLFEIYAKEQWMGATIKNGDFLFDQRLIPDFAFQVIKVLPAGDVMITENTRISLEKNNGERKVDYGVKFSDVIGHVKIKDKCKIIMQYLQEPEKFGYWAPRNVLFYGPPGTGKTMTAKALASETSANLFMIRATELIGEYVGDGSKRIHELYSAAVNSSPAIIFIDELDAVGLDRSYQSVRGDVSEIVNALLTELEGINDNAGIVTIAATNNPVMLDRALRSRFEEELSFELPGEKERLEILKFYSARLPLKLKANLKKYSQKTKGFSGRDLKDKLLKVSLHRAILDESKTVTKKHLDYALKQLENNQKVNEMLYT
- the zraS_2 gene encoding sensor protein ZraS, giving the protein MFKKNIVFTKNLIGLGIATIGIIINLNYFGYEFLTMGESRFVHHFFKELLEHMTILSLIIIFPVLGYFVNHNISERDKFQKKLKEQTDFISSVLNTVSLSIFTIDPDYKINTYNEASHWLFGYNLEEVVGKSVKFLFNNSNDFITVMEGVNKNGNYNNEVFLNSEKGVIPCFLSVRTLLNDTGDVRAYIFVAKDISAEKEKEELKNRIFLAEKLASIGKLAAGIAHEINNPLTSASLITESLIEKYSNIPELNSRLLRIKNRVDVASRIAREMLDISRGTKPELRNMNLREILNDAMETLEIPDNVEIKINMDEVRTFGDYKQLRRIFINLILNAMQAMPGGGKIEIYAVELEDRVIIRISDTGYGINREIIDKIFNPFFSTRDVGEGTGLGLFIVHELIDSFNGVIDVESDENKGTTFIITLPKN
- the zraR_2 gene encoding transcriptional regulatory protein ZraR, translated to MAEILIVDDDREICSILKEILEEEGYHVDYVTSGDEALIEIDKGNYDIVITDLIMPKISGMDFLSYVKRYKPGIEIIMITAFGSIENAVEAMKRGASDYIEKPFKLKDIKTSIKRVLEEAKFKKVHEVLFVEGEEKDTEKILKVIANPIRCRALYTIYKKGVMCFTSIKNELQLEDPTRLSFHLRQLRESNLVSQDSSREYFVTPKGKRVIKLLKSFDAI
- a CDS encoding ferritin-like domain protein, whose product is MDIVEMLNSDLSGEIEAILVYMRNSTVALGNVCETGHELEEIALDEMRHADWLSGLIVNLGGKPAMVHRELDFGGRTASDFLKRGIELEKGGIEMYKEHISAIDNIKVKEKLQHILKEEEWHLKEFEELLEEQD